Below is a genomic region from bacterium.
TCGAGCGTGATGCCTTACGCATTTACTGAACATGGGGTTGCAATGCTTGCAAGTGTTTTAAAGAGTGAAACGGCAATAAAAATAAGCATCGTTATTGTAAAGGCATTTGTCAAGCTGCGTGAAATTATCTCTATGCATAAAGAATTCGCGCATAAATTGAATCAACTTGAAAGAAAAATAGAAGGACACGATGAAGAAATCAAAACTATTTTTACAGCAATCCGGCAGTTAATGGCTTCGCCGGAACCAAAGCAGAGCAAAATTGGATTTATAAGGGAAAAAAGAGTAAAATATCAATTGGCGCGGAAAATTTTGGTGCGTGGGTAAAGAAATCATTGGAGAAAGCGAGTAGAAATGTTTATATGTTTTTCTAACACCGGCACGGTTTACTGACACTTATAAAAACGGAGTGAAAGGGGAAGGGGAAAATTATGCTTTCCGCAATAAGAGAAATCGGCAAATGGCAAATCAATAAAATCGGTAAAAAAGATTTGGATGTCCTTATCAAAGAGCCTAACTTTAAAGATGGAGGGAAAATTGTCTTCATAAAAATTGATATTGATAAGGGAATATTAGACGGTGTTGAACTTGCAGATTATGATTCATCAAAAAGCCACAAATATTTATTTAGGGGTGGTGTGTCTCAGGGTCCGAACCCAACACCTATCGCAAATATTATAAACGCAAAAAAGGGAAAAGACGAAGCAGAGACAAATAATAACCTTGAAAAACAGTTAGTTAAAACCTTTGATGGTAAAATTCTGAAATGGTTTGATAAGTATTCGGTTAGCAAAACTCTTAGCAAAGAAGAAAAAGGCTTTCTTGAAAAAATAAAAAATATCCTGTCAAAAAATAAAGAGCAGATTATCCGGAATATTCAATCCCTCACAAAAGACATATCCAAAAAAAAGGGTAAACTCCTGACTGTTAAAATCAAAGATAATGATAAATGGTTTTATATCGGTGATTTTGAAATATTTAAAAATTTACTTCAAGCAACAGAATCAGAAAAAATAACAGGAATTTCCACGAATAATAAAATCTGCTCAATATGCGCGCAACAAAAGAGTCTGGTCTCAGGAGATGTCAGCGTTTTTAAGTTTTATACTATTGA
It encodes:
- a CDS encoding ORF6N domain-containing protein, producing the protein MFNSGTRNIQRFPEEFMFQLTADEKDELVTFCHRFRTMKHSSVMPYAFTEHGVAMLASVLKSETAIKISIVIVKAFVKLREIISMHKEFAHKLNQLERKIEGHDEEIKTIFTAIRQLMASPEPKQSKIGFIREKRVKYQLARKILVRG